One window of Vibrio atlanticus genomic DNA carries:
- a CDS encoding LysR family transcriptional regulator, with product MHSPITLEALHILDAIDRRGSFAAAANEMDRAPSSLSYQIQKLEQDLDIMIFDRSGHRANFTEAGQLILEQGRIILGATEQLVNDASILANGWELDLTIAFDGIIPIANFFPLVDELGKISKTRVRLQEEILAGCWESLSDGRADLLVCPKVDTIPNDMKSDIIGKMEMVWVAASNHYVHKRSGDFDQKARESYRVIAIADTARDQPALSINILEKQPRLTVTSFPAKVEALTAGLGIGTLPNSVAKPLIESGVLQQISGTEPQPIDIVMAWRRNKMGDAKSWCIQHLKKTWALK from the coding sequence ATGCATAGCCCAATAACACTTGAAGCCTTACACATATTAGATGCCATTGATCGTCGTGGAAGCTTCGCGGCAGCGGCTAACGAAATGGACCGAGCACCTTCTTCATTGAGTTATCAAATCCAGAAGCTAGAACAAGACTTAGATATTATGATTTTTGATCGCTCAGGCCACCGTGCAAATTTCACGGAAGCGGGGCAGTTAATATTAGAGCAAGGAAGGATCATTCTTGGTGCCACTGAACAGCTCGTTAATGACGCGAGTATTCTCGCTAATGGCTGGGAGTTGGATTTAACGATTGCCTTTGATGGCATTATTCCGATTGCTAATTTCTTCCCATTGGTCGATGAACTCGGAAAAATAAGTAAAACTAGGGTTCGATTACAAGAAGAGATTCTAGCTGGATGTTGGGAATCACTTTCAGACGGCCGAGCTGATTTATTGGTGTGCCCAAAGGTTGACACCATACCAAACGATATGAAAAGTGACATTATCGGTAAGATGGAAATGGTATGGGTTGCAGCATCAAACCACTACGTTCATAAGCGATCTGGTGATTTCGACCAAAAAGCGAGGGAAAGTTACAGGGTTATCGCAATTGCAGATACAGCGCGTGACCAACCAGCATTAAGCATCAATATTCTAGAAAAGCAGCCACGTTTGACCGTGACAAGCTTCCCAGCCAAGGTAGAGGCTCTAACTGCAGGGTTAGGGATCGGCACCTTACCGAATAGTGTTGCCAAACCTTTGATTGAATCTGGCGTTCTACAGCAGATTTCGGGTACTGAACCACAGCCTATCGACATCGTAATGGCTTGGCGACGTAACAAGATGGGCGACGCCAAGTCTTGGTGTATTCAACACCTAAAAAAAACATGGGCGTTAAAGTAA